A genomic stretch from Elusimicrobiota bacterium includes:
- a CDS encoding response regulator — protein sequence MGYRILVVDDSPVLRLMLQEMLESFGHEVVAQADTGAAGIQSYRETKPDLVTLDISLPDQDGLSVLKELRKLDPQVRAIIITGNDQRKLQEQAAALKALGILRKPFDVEQLGALLEKIAPSMNK from the coding sequence ATGGGCTATCGCATCCTCGTCGTCGACGATTCTCCGGTCCTGCGGCTCATGCTGCAGGAGATGCTCGAGTCGTTCGGGCATGAGGTCGTTGCGCAGGCCGACACGGGCGCGGCGGGCATCCAGTCTTATAGGGAAACGAAGCCGGACCTCGTGACCCTCGACATCTCCCTGCCCGATCAGGACGGCCTGAGCGTGCTCAAGGAGCTTCGCAAGCTCGACCCGCAGGTCCGGGCCATCATCATCACGGGCAACGACCAGCGCAAGCTGCAGGAGCAGGCCGCCGCTTTGAAGGCTCTGGGGATCCTGCGCAAACCCTTCGACGTCGAACAGCTCGGCGCCCTGCTCGAGAAGATCGCTCCCTCCATGAACAAATGA
- the elbB gene encoding isoprenoid biosynthesis glyoxalase ElbB, producing the protein MAKAKIGVVLSGCGHLDGAEIHESVLVLLAVDRLGAEAVCFAPDAVQADVVDHRSGKPVTEKRNVLAEAARIARGAVQDLRTARVSDLDALILPGGYGAAKNLSTFAADGPACKVLPDLERLLKELHAAGKPIGALCIAPAVVARALGDEKPLLTIGDDAGTAKALEAMGAKHERCGIGGVVVDSRNALVSTPAYMLSPRISELAADAEKLVAAVLELVRKKKPEIRSSPER; encoded by the coding sequence ATGGCGAAAGCGAAGATCGGCGTCGTCCTCTCCGGCTGCGGCCACCTCGACGGGGCCGAGATCCACGAGTCCGTGCTCGTCCTGCTGGCCGTCGATCGGCTCGGCGCGGAGGCCGTCTGCTTCGCGCCCGACGCCGTCCAGGCCGACGTCGTCGACCACCGCAGCGGCAAGCCCGTCACGGAGAAGCGCAACGTCCTCGCCGAGGCCGCCCGCATCGCCCGCGGCGCGGTGCAGGACCTCCGGACCGCCCGCGTCTCGGACCTCGACGCGCTGATCCTTCCCGGCGGGTACGGGGCCGCCAAGAACCTCTCCACCTTCGCCGCCGACGGACCCGCCTGCAAGGTCCTGCCGGACCTCGAGCGCCTGCTCAAGGAGCTGCACGCGGCCGGAAAGCCCATCGGGGCGCTTTGCATCGCGCCGGCGGTCGTCGCCCGGGCTCTCGGCGACGAGAAGCCCCTGCTCACCATCGGCGACGACGCCGGCACCGCGAAGGCCCTCGAGGCCATGGGCGCCAAGCACGAGCGCTGCGGCATCGGCGGGGTGGTCGTGGATTCCCGCAACGCGCTGGTCAGCACGCCCGCCTACATGCTCTCTCCGCGGATCTCGGAGCTCGCGGCGGACGCCGAGAAGCTCGTGGCGGCCGTCCTCGAGCTCGTGCGCAAGAAGAAGCCGGAGATCCGCTCCTCCCCCGAGCGTTGA